One window of the Rufibacter radiotolerans genome contains the following:
- a CDS encoding GNAT family N-acetyltransferase, translated as MEFTTQPTLENEKVILFPLQEDDFEALYAVAADPKIWEQHPNKDRWKREVFQTFFEGAIQSKGAFKIVDKSTGQIAGSTRIYDYNQQDNSILIGYTFFGTAYWGKGVNHSVKALLLDYLFQFVSRVDFHIGAVNRRSQVAIERVGATKVGEQEVAYFGELPKLNYIYRLEKEEWLANRVTTPEPGLNLKADE; from the coding sequence ATGGAATTTACTACCCAGCCAACCTTAGAGAATGAGAAAGTAATCCTGTTCCCCTTACAGGAAGATGATTTTGAGGCGTTGTATGCCGTGGCGGCAGACCCGAAGATATGGGAACAACACCCCAATAAAGACCGCTGGAAAAGGGAAGTGTTCCAGACGTTTTTTGAGGGAGCCATTCAAAGCAAGGGCGCCTTTAAAATAGTAGATAAGTCTACCGGTCAAATAGCGGGCAGTACCCGCATCTATGATTACAACCAACAGGACAACAGTATTTTGATTGGGTATACCTTCTTTGGCACGGCCTATTGGGGCAAAGGGGTTAATCATTCGGTAAAAGCCTTACTGCTGGACTACCTTTTCCAGTTTGTGTCCAGGGTAGACTTCCATATTGGGGCCGTGAACAGGAGGTCTCAGGTAGCCATTGAGCGTGTAGGTGCTACTAAAGTGGGAGAGCAGGAGGTGGCGTACTTTGGCGAACTGCCCAAGCTGAATTATATCTACCGCCTTGAAAAAGAGGAATGGCTTGCTAACCGGGTAACCACTCCTGAGCCAGGCCTTAATCTCAAAGCCGACGAATAG